A region of the Perca flavescens isolate YP-PL-M2 chromosome 15, PFLA_1.0, whole genome shotgun sequence genome:
CTGGGAAGCTTCCTGTTTGGTTGCTGTGTGGGTCAGTCACTCACCAATATGGCCAAGCTAAGTGTGGGACGCCTGCGACCcaacttcctgtctgtctgtaacatCACCTATGCGTCCATCAACTGCACTCCGGGCAGCTATGTTTCCCAGATCAACTGCAGGCAGCCTAATCTGAAGATGGTGGAGGAAGCaaggtgtgtggtgtgtgcgcATGAGTGTTTTTGCTTGGAAATTatttggtttgtttattaaaGGTAGGATATAGAATCATGAGTCATGCAGTTAATGTGTAACATTTGGCATGTTTTATTGATCTTCTCCTTCAGGAAGTCTTTTTTCTCCGGTCATGCTTCCTTCGCAATGTACACCATGCTCTACTTGGCAGTAAGTCACATCTGCttttgaatacacacacacaaacacatctggAATGTGACCTGGATGTCACATTTACCGTAGCTTGtgtttatatacagtaatattTGGTACTGTGTTTACAATGTTGGGGGAATATTATGTGTTATGAATAACTGTCACTTTAATTTCAGTTAGTAGAGACAAAACCAGTCCAGAGAGGCCAAGAACACTGTGTGCAACTATTAACTAGATAAGCTATttaaacatgcacaaacacacaccagcacaAGTGCTGCTAAATATATTCACACTTCTTGATTGTGAGGGAGGAGATCTTTGAGAGCAGTAATTCTCCAAAGGCATCCTGCTCCAAGCTGAAAGAGCGGAGGGGGGGTTAGAGAATGAGGAAGAATGTTTTTCTACAGGGAACATGAATAGATGAAGAGGCTACACAGACAGAGGAGGCCTTGTTGTGGGTTTCATTTAGAGGAGGGGGTGGAGGGCTGAATATGCCTGCTGAGAGATCGACAGGCTTCTTTCAGCAAGAGACACCCTCTCAACCCCCCCCCATCTCTTCATCTTTCTCTCACACTGCACTGCCCAGTAGTCATGGGTGCATTGTGGGAGAGAAACAACGGTTAGAAAGAGACAAAAGCACATTATTAACCATAAAATGTCCACATTCCTCATGTATTCCCCCTCATTAACCCTTAAATCATAGTTTATGGTGACTTAAATATCATATCGTGTATAtctaaaatgaatgaaatgaagtGAGGATGTCGCTGTACAAAATtaaagagaggagaaaagaaaatcactgCCTCCTCTATTTGCACTTGTACACCATAGTCCAACTGAAAGCAGCTCCTCTCTGAACAGAAAGAGACAAGGATGAGTAGGGGGAGACTGAATCAGAGGAATAAAGGGTAAATTACTATGGGGAAGAAGTGGTGTGAGAAAAACAAGGGCACATCTCACTGTGTTGTTTCTCCACACATACTGCACACTGCAGGCCCACACTCACAGCACAGCCTTGCATGCGAGTTTGCTGCTAGCAGACTGTAGACAACCTGGAGAGAATGTTTCAAACCTGTAGCTACATGCCACCCGGACCGTGGCCAGCTGTGCTGGTGTTTGAGGCAGGAACAGTGACACCTGCTCTGAGTTGCGataggagaaggagagaaggaccCGGTGAGGGTCGGCCTCACCGCAGGAATGTAGGCCACGTGCTCCCCAGTAGTTGACGGGTCCAGACAGACCTCGGGCCTCCGCATAAAACTAGCCCTGCATCTGCAGTGACCCCGTGACCCCGTTTTTTACATTCTGTACTGCAGCACTGAAGCAGGAGATGAGGGGATGAACAAAAGGAGGAAATGGGGTTCAGATAGTGTTAATGGACTTGTGCCAAGCTAATCTTTCCCCTCTGGGTAGCAGACTGAGTGGATGTCCATGTTTCACTTTAAGGTCTTTGCCTGTGTTTTTACAACTTAAATTATGAGACGTAATTATCAGTTTATGTTTGCGGGGCATACATTAACACATGCATGTTTTCCCTTTTCTGTAGTAATTATATAGTCAGTAACATTATAATAACAATGTTTATCTCCTTTCTTGCAGTTCTACCTGCAGGCGCGGTTGTCGTGGCGAGGAGCCCGGCTGTTGCGCCCACTATTACAGTTCCTCTTAGTGATGATCGCCATCTACACTGGCCTGAGCCGCATCTCCGACTACCGTCACCACCCCAGTGACGTCATCACAGGCTTCATCCAAGGAGGACTCACTGCATACTGGGTGGTATGTCGAAAATCACTGTTGTCTAAATAGTCTAGAGTAACAGTTATCTCTGTCTTCACAGGATTggtttctctctgctctctgttaaATGAGTTGGCTTAAACAATAGGCTCTCTCCCTCATTTCCCTCACTCTGATCTCTCACGGTGTTTATAAACAGTGAATGATTGACAGCGTGTGTGGTCTGTGTATATTTCCTGAcatgttttgtgtctgtgtctgcaggCCTTCTACATCTCCTCCATGTTTAAGCCCTGCGCCCATCCAGACCTGTCTCCCACGTGCATGTCCCTGGAGAGTCCACTGTCCAGCCAGCAAACTGTCTGTTAGCAGGCACATGCAATTGTCCAGGAATCAGAAGATAAAAGAAGATGGACTACAGAAAGACAGGGAGAATGTCAGATCTGTGCTATCTGAGGAGcagagagaattttttttttttttaaagaaagtgaATCATTCTAAGAGAAGAATATGATTAAAGAGTACAATCTAACACACACTTGCTCTTTGGGGCACACTGATACACATTCAAACAGTAATCTaatattctcacacacacacacacacacacacacacacacacacacacacacacacacacacacacacacacacacacacacgtgaaatACAAGAAGCACATTTGACTGTCCAGTCAAACCCgtccagtggaaaaaaaaaactgcatagtaaTATTacagatatttttttatatatgaaaaaaataaaaatgtctatttttCAAGAGGACTTTTTAGAAGCTGCTAATGTTGATAGTTTTCTTCTGAGATGGAGGCATTTGGTCAGTGCAGTTAGTTAGCTTTCAAAGCAGAACTTGTTTGGTCTTGGGTGAGAAAGGAGAAAATGCCACCTCTTTGTTTTTGATCTTCTGCTCAGCTTGAAAAACATCACCCAGCAGCTGTGAACTGAGACCATTAGACCTCTGATGTAAGTACAGCTCTGTACCAAGTGATAAGGAACCAAGCACTGGCTTCAACTTCAACCATCTTTACCTTCTGATGTGCCACTGCTTTAATCAGACTGCCCTACATTGATATGACAAAACAGAAACCTGTAcgtaaggaaagaaaaaaataacagtatTTGAGGTGTAATACAACATTATCTTTCTTTTTGTGTAACCAAGGTAGTGGTATGGAGGAATCTGACCAGGTAACTTCCCTTCCACAACCACTACCACATTTCTGTACTAACCACTTTGACTGTGTCTCAGAGGTGGAGGTTTGACTGAATTTTGTAACCTTTGACCTTTGCCCCCGGACTCCAATCTCTGAGCTGCACCTTGATTTATGCCACTCTGACAGGAGAGCCAATATGGCTAAAAACCCCAGCGGCCCTCCTGTGCATCTATATTAATAGCACTTGAACGTACATAATGGAACCTTTTAATTATAATCAATATGATATATTTTATCACAAGTTTGAATAATCAGTGTTTATTTTGTCAAACTCATACactatatttgtttttgtttttcgttACATGATAATTATTCAAATTGAATGTAAATAGCTATGTCATTTTATGAACCACACAGAATTTCAAAAGTATTATTTCCAGTTTTTACATGGTTAATAAGTGTTTGTATTTACGTTTGCGTCAATCAGGTACGGAGAGTTACTGTTGTATCTGTTGTAACTACTAGACTGAGCCACAGATATTATCAGAAAGCTATATTTTTTGTGTTCCCAGTTATTGTTATATGTTTTGTCTGTGAATGCCAGAAAGGCAGAAATAACCACTGTACTCAAAAAAACCAAACCAATAAAAtgaatgtttaatgtttttaacTTCTTCTGTCCTCTCTTATTTTTAGTGTTAGCAAaatgaaaagtaatgcactctCATGCCCACCAGACACTTAATGTCACAATATTTATGTCATCTCGGTTGTCTCTGGCTGCTCACACACAGCAGAGTTGGTAAAATAAGCCATTTAGCCATTTCTAAGTCAGTCAGCATAcagccattcttttttttagaaaCAGGATACCAGACTCTGTAAGGAGGTCAGGAAATCTGGGCTGAAACAGAACGTAAACTCTGAAATGATAAGTGATTTAACCTCTTGTGTTGTTTGGAGGCTTCCACTCCAGTGCTCTCCTAGTTTCTTTCactgcagctctctctctctctcgctctctcttcacccccccccctcacacCCTTCCTCGTCTTGCCCCTTCCCTGCTTTCAGTCCTTTTTGAGTGCAGTGGAGCATGATGGGCTGTTTCAGGGGGTTATGCTACCATGGAGATGCTTAGCCAGATACAGGCTGGGGCATCTGAGGCagtttctttcatttctttatttctctctcagaTCCACTTCCATGCTGAGGGAGGAGAATAAAAAGCAGCCCAGATCAAACAGAGAAGGCAAAGACAAAGAGGGAGAGCTTAAGTAATGGGTTTGTGCATAATGCTGAGGTAAGGGGGACAGACGAGCAGGAAAACTGGTCCAGTAATGAAGAGAAGGAGTAATGGAGCAGTTGGCAGAACTGATGGGGCGGTAGATAGGAGAGGGAGGGTGATGGGCGTGGGGTGTCAGGGTGGGAAGGAATGTGATCGCAATTTTCAGGCCTGTTTTGTTTCATAATACTGTCACTAAGGAGACACGTTTCATTCCTGAGCAACGTATATGCCTGTGCTTGCGTGACAGGTTCTTGTCTACCTGTGTCTGCCGCATTCCTTATTACTGTGTTTAGGTGTGTGATTGAGCTGAGTGAGAGATACGCAGCTCCACTGAGCTGAGCTTACACACCCTGTCAAACATGACATCTCGTTTACACTGGGACTGGCATCCTCCTCACTAACCCTTTGGCCCGGATAGAAATGAATAGGGTCGACAAGCAGAGGCACATTCTGTATGTTCAGATTACTGAGGTCTAGGCAGAAGGGCCTCACTATTTACACTGCTGTGACTGTGCACACGGTAGGAACAGTAGCCCGGCACTGTGGTCATTTAGAATGGGGGGTATTTGAACTCTTATCTCAACAGGTGAAAGCCATTACTGTCCACATGCTTCACTGTAAAGGATAACTAAACCCACTTTCTCTCACTTCCTCATACTTAACTTTGGAGAATTCCTTGATAAGATTATGATTTTTGTGAAATTGGACAGGTGCAAAAATAGCAGGGTGGATGCTCGGGAGTGCTGATCCAAATCGGGACACAGATAAGTGTGCGGCGGAAGGCACGTAGCTTACCTGCGTATCTCTTCATGACTACGGAAAGGACACTTGTATCACACGTTTGTTGGCATTGATCATCAAGGCCTTTGCAGCTCAGCCAAATTCCATTTGCGAAACTCTGCCCCTGTTTGAAGTGATAAAGTAGTCCTTTTGATGGAGATGTAAACCATACCTCTTTGTCATCACAAAATTGACCCTATCTTTGTTTACCACCAAGTAAAAGCTGCTTAAGGCTGAGAATTGATTCAACTGCGAAGAGGAAAAGAAATTTCCTTGCAAATGATTTTTTGTTAAGTAAGAGCTTTTCGCTGAGGGTCTCCAAGGCATTACAGACGTAGTCTCTGGAACTCTGCTGGCCTCTTATCCAGCTGTAGTCCAATTCTTAATAGAATTAAAAAGGATTAATGGGCTCTTTAGTATGCTCAAATTCAGGCTTGCTCCCCCAGCCTGAACTGCTTTGCATATTTCTGAATCTCCCATAGTAATTGCTCAGTAAATACGCTAGCTGCAGCCATTAGGACTGCACTTGGGTCTGTGAAAGGCATTAGTTTGCATGTTCCTGGTTAGATAAATCTTCTTGCGTcccctttcttctttctctgctcTTCAGGGATTAGGATGTTTCAATAAGCCAGGTTAGCTCATTGAATAAGAAGAGATCAACCCCCAAAGACTGATGTACAAAGAACTGACAGGAACTACAGGTTACATAGCAAGGTCACAATCACTGCCAAATGTagttgttgtgtgtttgtgtaggtgtGTGCTGTTTGTACATTTCCTCACATATAGTACAAAACAGTAAATACATACCTGATTAATCATTCCTGCACATATGGTATGTACAGATGAGATATAAACATACAATCTGATGAGGACAGTGTCATTGTGCTATCTGATGATGATCAGTATCACTGAGGCTGCATAgtatgtttaagtattaaagCTTTTATTAATTGCTACTGAGTTGTAGAAAGAGACAGAACGAGAAACCTTTGAGTCAGTCACTGTGAACATGTATGAGAGTGTTACGAAATACCTACCTGGAAGAGTTATTCTCTGAAATAGCTCTGTTACAAGATAACAGTAGTTTGTTGAAAAGCACCCATATCTCTCGCTGAAGATCTTTTCTCACTAGCCTTACAGCTAGCAGCAAATCAAGCAGAAAACAAGCCACTATTTTCCATCTTAGAGGTCATATTGTTGTCTTTACAATGGTGAGGTGTTACGAAAGTACGATACAATGGAAAAGGTTACCTGATAAGACCTGGCGCCACAATGTGTGGTGTGTTTATTTTAGTTTCAAGCTGAATATTTTAGGGTAGGGTGACCTTAGCTACCTGCAGCGTTTCTTTGTTGAGCATGAGGTGTTTTTTAGTCAATGCTCTTCATCTTtacctgtaaacacaacacacaacacattgaAAAAGTATTTCCAGGCACAAGGACAAAACTGACAGATTTGACCTAGAATCATAACAAGTGAGTTAGACTTTGACATAACATTCTTCAATAAAACAAGCTTATCTACCAGAACCGAGACAAGACACGTTGTCGATAAAGATACCAAACcactttgtttatattttgcGGACTGAAGGATGtctagtgtgtgtttgtgttcatgtttgCTCCATAACCTGAAGGCTGCTGAGGGCAGACTGGAATGCAAAAACAAGATCCGGAGAATAAAAACAATAGTTAGGACCCGTGAGGTGTCAGTGATGACTGCGGTGGAGAAGTGGGAGGACGATCCTGGGTTCCAAGGTCAACAGGCTAAGCCTCCCgccgcaacacacacacacacacacacacacacacacacacacacacacacacacacacacacacacacacacattcggtAATTGTATTGTTATCTGATTCTTCCGTACGATTTTTCGGTCGCCTACTactgcatactttcagctacaaaaaccaaatatcaaatatcaaaatgttcagctctttaagGACAATTGTGCTTGTATTAAACCTTTCTCCAccatttatagttttttttaaatattaagcttttttctttttacattgaaAGTCAGTGGAGCAATCTTTAAATCTTCTTCAGGCTTCTTCCACTTCTAAAAGCTACTGCTCCCACATTCTTTCACCTACAGTTGTCAATTcaaactttaaaggtcccatggcatgacaatttcactttatgacattttttaacattaatatgtgttcccccagcctgcctatggtcccccagtggctagaaaatggcgataggtgtaaaccgagccctgggtatcctgctctgcctttgagaaaatgaaagctcagatgggccgatctagaatcttctccttatgaggtcataaggagcaaggttacctcccctttctctgctttgcccgcccagagaatttggcccacccatgacaaagaggcatcatggctttcaagcaaagtggcagttggtcaaggccacaccccacccctccaccttgccccccaccctttctcctcctcaatagaatttaaagctacagacagagaaatggcacatcctaaggaaagctcattgtgggactggctctagtggctgtaattctgcaccaaggctgaatttcgggaaacagacttcagatacagtattagaggaccactaaggcctatataaaagcatccaaagagcaccatgtcatgggacctttaaactattCACAAAACCTTCAACTATTAGAAAATGATTCAGTTTTTtgtagggctgtcagcattaacgcatTAATCACAatgcgattaagggccgagcataatgcgttcattttttttaatcgcattaatcgcatgccgccatttattaatttattttcacttcattcGGCTTTgcgctactattttgaccctttgccgcactttgccatacttcctcgtaacacatcctactgctgcaggcatgatggagaaagacagcagcaacacaattctgaatggcgctttttattttccaaaactcccggacgggtctaaagccatatgcacattgtgtaaagccgaattaaaatatcaccaaagcacgtcaagcttgagctaccacctacgagctaagcatagtagtACAGTTAacatgactcaggttgatgctagcaggctcaggcaaagcactattttggagattGCTACTTGCCGACCTGCGGATGAAACCAAACCCAAAAAAATTACTACCGCTTTTGCAAAACGGGTGGCAACTAACTGCATGTTCTGAGCCATCTTATACATTGCCGTCGAGGGGGACAGTAGTACACGCATACACAGCCTGTACGACACGGAGAAAGCAGCCCAACTGGAACTGCTGCAAAGTGATGCAAGGTCcatcactggacgtcagtgagtaatcaaaattatttaggagTTACTGCACACTGTATTGACTCTAAattcaaatgtgtgactagagtcacatcttttgtttacagtaaataaataaataataaacaaacacaaatcttaaaatcaagttcataaaatcactttctttgcattcatttgattcccaatccagatacactggtaataattgctttccattgttaatatgtacttaaaaacagttctgaaatgcagaataatagaattttaatcatgtgataaaacatgcgattaatcgcgattaacgtttgacagccctagttttttaatattttttttgtgttatcacTGTTGTGCTTCTTTAggctttttctgcatttttaagGGCTGCATGGTTTGTTTGATGTTG
Encoded here:
- the ppap2d gene encoding phosphatidic acid phosphatase type 2D; the protein is MQKFNSTVTHGNTLSRDAELQLRLADTGGAGDGKENGGGKHFVSQPEEETSFCTKRKMLVGLDLICLCVASIPFFACELKAVTPYKRGFFCGDSSITYPYLEREAIPDSLLVAGGIAITGLTIALGECYRVRFRGAHSRAFVRNCYVSCLYKELGSFLFGCCVGQSLTNMAKLSVGRLRPNFLSVCNITYASINCTPGSYVSQINCRQPNLKMVEEARKSFFSGHASFAMYTMLYLAFYLQARLSWRGARLLRPLLQFLLVMIAIYTGLSRISDYRHHPSDVITGFIQGGLTAYWVAFYISSMFKPCAHPDLSPTCMSLESPLSSQQTVC